The genomic region TGCACTAGTAACTGCTTGAATAGGGCTAGTTAGTGCTTCTACGAATGTCTGCCAAAGGGTCATGCTAAACATCACGTAAGCTGGATAAGGCATGTCTGTTGCTCCAATATTTACGATATTGGTATTGTTAGCAAAAGTGAAGCCCAAAGCTGTGATAATAGGTGGAATTACAGCCCAGCAGATTCCAAGTAAGGACTGGCGATATTGAGCGCTAATGTCTCGCACCATTAACTGCCATGCTAGTTCCCGAGAAGCAAGTAGATCTCGCGCCATCTCTTGACATAGCCGAACCGGATTTCTCAGTTGGCTATCGGGCTTATAAACTACCTTAGACAATTTTTGGTTAACTAATCGAGTCATCTGCGGTTGTTTACCCCTTGTTTTATATATTAATTAGCTATAATTCTAGATGAGCTTTTCAATTTCTCACTCTAAGTTTTAATCTCTTCGTGAGTTGGTCAAAAGTAAACTTTTTCAATATTGAATGGCTTTAGATGTTATTTACATGCTATTCTGGAGAGTGAATGATGTCGATACCATAAAGTTCAGTCCTAAGAGACTTGAATGACATTCATCTCTAAGTTGTAAAAATTGCTAAATTTTGTTCAAAAAATACACTGTTCGCGCCGAACAAAATGAGAAAATAACGAATGCTAAAGCCGGAGTTTCTATCGATCCAATTGTGTCTTTACCTATAGCTATTGAATTTTCACAAAAATATCTCCATAATTGTATTCCTGGCGAGAACGAAAACTATTAGGAAAAGACTTAAGAAATTCTTTGACAGGTAACCATTCCTGAAATGTAAGCAGTAACGTTTCTGCTGGCGTAATGTTAATATATAATTCTCCAAGGTGCGACAAATAGTCAATACACGCAAGGGTTTTATCAATATTATCTTCCTGAAGATGGTATTCAAATGAAATTAGGGGTATTGGTTGTGTTAATCCCTTTAATACTTCATACTCCCATCCCTCAACATCGATCTTGCAGTATTGTGGTTCTCCAAATTTAGCGATCGCGCGATCGAGAGTCACTACTGGTACATAAACACTAGATACAACTTCACTTACTGTCCAATTCTGGTCTAAGCTTGAGTGAGCGTGGTGAGTATGAACGTACAATTCAGTAATCCCAG from Chroococcidiopsis sp. SAG 2025 harbors:
- a CDS encoding FkbM family methyltransferase, with amino-acid sequence MANFSTIKHLYQSNRLYHPARTLYWRLLKQERLVKFHQEVTFYSQLLEPDSLCFDIGANIGEKTEALFKAGMRVVAFEPQPNCMKELAARCSRYRSKLAKCECAVGAEPGITELYVHTHHAHSSLDQNWTVSEVVSSVYVPVVTLDRAIAKFGEPQYCKIDVEGWEYEVLKGLTQPIPLISFEYHLQEDNIDKTLACIDYLSHLGELYINITPAETLLLTFQEWLPVKEFLKSFPNSFRSRQEYNYGDIFVKIQ